One genomic window of Ziziphus jujuba cultivar Dongzao chromosome 4, ASM3175591v1 includes the following:
- the LOC107416871 gene encoding protein FAR-RED IMPAIRED RESPONSE 1 isoform X2: MDRSQNPVENAMNSQDNVNAGGVNENMIVVMDGVHNRDGGLLSSPKRDVVMFEGDTDFEPCNGIEFESHEAAYSFYQEYAKSMGFTTSIKNSRRSKKSKEFIDAKFACSRYGVTPESDGGSSRRPSVKKTDCKASMHVKRRSDGKWIIHEFIKEHNHELLPALAYHFRIHRNVKLVEKNNIDILHAVSERTRKMYVEMSRQSGGYQNIGFVRAETDFQFDKGRYLGLEEGDAQVLLEYFKRIQKENPNFFYAIDLNEEQRVRNLFWVDAKSRSDYASFSDVVSFDTSYVKINDKLPFAPFIGVNHHFQSMLLGCAMVADETKSTFVWLMKTWLRAMGGQAPKVIITDQGKALKAAIEEVFPNARHCFSLWHILEKIPETLAHAIKRHENFLNKFNKCIFKSWTDDQFDMRWWKMITRFELQDDEWIQSLYEDRKKWVPTYMEDTFLAGMSTNQRSESMNSFFDKYIHKKITLKEFVKQYGSILQNRYEEEAIADFDTWHKQPALKSPSPWEKQMSTVYTHAVFKKFQVEVLGVVGCQPKKESEDGATITFRVQDCEKDEFFFVLWNETKSEVSCFCRLFEYKGFLCRHALIVLQICGLSSIPPHYILKRWTKDAKGRTLMAEGTERTKTRVQRYNDLCKHAIELSEEGSLSEETYNIAFRALVEALRNCVDVNNHNNNAVEYSTNVHGVREMEEENQGSLVVKTSRKKNTNKKRKDNLSSDSITLNGYYGAQQNVQGLVQLNLMEPPHDSYYVNQQSIQGLGQLNSIAPGPDSYFGAQQGIHALGQLDFRPPTSFGYSLQDEPHLRSAQLHGNASRHT, translated from the exons ATGGATAGGAGTCAAAATCCAGTCGAAAATGCGATGAATTCTCAAGACAATGTGAATGCTGGGGGAGTGAATGAAAACATGATTGTTGTTATGGATGGAGTGCATAATAGAGATGGTGGCCTTCTTAGTTCTCCAAAAAGGGATGTTGTAATGTTTGAAGGGGATACAGATTTTGAACCCTGTAATGGAATTGAATTTGAATCACATGAGGCAGCATACTCATTTTATCAAGAATATGCTAAATCAATGGGATTCACCACTTCAATAAAAAACAGCCGACGTTCAAAGAAATCAAAAGaatttattgatgctaaatttgCATGTTCCAGATATGGAGTCACACCAGAATCAGATGGTGGCAGCAGTAGACGGCCAAGTGTGAAAAAGACAGACTGCAAAGCCAGTATGCATGTGAAGCGAAGGTCAGATGGAAAATGGATTATTCATGAATTCATAAAGGAGCATAACCATGAACTTTTACCAGCTCTAGCTTATCATTTTCGGATTCATAGGAATGTAAAGTTAGTTGAGAAGAATAACATTGACATTTTGCATGCTGTAAGTGAACGTACTAGAAAGATGTATGTTGAGATGTCAAGACAATCTGGCGGATATCAAAATATTGGGTTTGTTCGGGCTGAAACAGATTTTCAGTTTGATAAAGGCCGGTACTTGGGTTTAGAGGAGGGAGATGCCCAAGTACTGCTCGAGTATTTCAAGCGGATCCAGAAAGAGAATCCTAACTTCTTCTATGCAATAGATTTGAATGAAGAGCAGCGTGTGAGAAATTTGTTTTGGGTTGATGCTAAAAGTAGGAGTGATTATGCCAGTTTTAGTGATGTTGTTTCTTTTGATACCTCTTATGTCAAAATCAATGATAAATTACCATTTGCTCCGTTTATTGGGGTGAACCATCACTTTCAGTCCATGTTGCTTGGTTGTGCAATGGTTGCTGATGAGACTAAATCAACATTTGTTTGGTTAATGAAGACATGGCTTAGAGCAATGGGTGGACAAGCTCCCAAAGTGATTATCACTGATCAAGGCAAAGCCTTGAAGGCAGCCATTGAAGAAGTCTTCCCAAATGCCCGTCATTGCTTTTCACTTTGGCATATATTGGAAAAGATCCCTGAAACTCTTGCTCATGCAATCAAACGTCAtgagaattttttaaataagtttaacAAGTGTATTTTTAAGTCATGGACAGACGATCAGTTTGACATGAGGTGGTGGAAAATGATTACTAGATTTGAACTTCAGGATGATGAATGGATTCAGTCACTATATGAAGACCGTAAAAAATGGGTGCCTACTTATATGGAGGATACTTTTTTAGCTGGAATGTCTACAAATCAGCGTTCTGAAAGTATGAACTCTTTCTTTGACAAATACATACATAAGAAAATTACTCTGAAGGAGTTTGTGAAACAGTATGGATCAATTCTACAAAATAGGTATGAAGAGGAAGCAATTGCAGATTTTGATACTTGGCACAAGCAACCTGCATTAAAATCTCCTTCACCTTGGGAAAAGCAAATGTCAACAGTTTACACACATGCTGTATTCAAGAAATTCCAAGTTGAAGTTTTGGGTGTAGTTGGCTGccagccaaaaaaagaaagtgaagatGGAGCAACTATCACATTTAGAGTCCAAGACTGTGAAAAGGATGAATTCTTTTTTGTATTGTGGAATGAAACAAAATCAGAGGTTTCTTGTTTCTGTCGTCTGTTTGAATACAAAGGTTTTCTTTGTAGACATGCTTTAATTGTTCTCCAAATTTGTGGCCTTTCAAGCATCCCACCTCACTATATTTTGAAGAGGTGGACAAAGGATGCAAAAGGTAGGACATTAATGGCTGAAGGAACAGAGAGGACAAAGACTAGGGTGCAGCGCTATAATGACTTGTGTAAACATGCCATAGAACTGAGTGAAGAAGGTTCATTATCTGAAGAGACATATAATATTGCTTTTCGGGCACTAGTTGAAGCTCTGAGGAACTGTGTGGACGTGAACAACCATAACAACAATGCTGTAGAGTATAGCACCAATGTTCATGGTGTTCGTGAAATGGAAGAAGAGAATCAGGGAAGCCTTGTGGTTAAAACAAGCAGGAAGAAGAAtacaaacaagaaaagaaag GATAATCTAAGCTCAGATAGCATAACACTTAATGGATACTATGGTGCCCAACAGAATGTGCAAGGACTg GTACAGTTGAATTTGATGGAGCCACCTCATGACAGTTACTACGTTAACCAACAGAGTATCCAGGGGCTG GGACAATTAAACTCAATAGCGCCTGGCCCTGATAGTTATTTTGGGGCTCAACAAGGCATTCATGCGCTG GGACAACTGGATTTCAGACCACCAACCAGCTTTGGTTACAGCTTGCAG GATGAGCCACACTTGAGATCTGCACAGTTACATGGCAATGCTTCCAGACACACATGA
- the LOC107416871 gene encoding protein FAR-RED IMPAIRED RESPONSE 1 isoform X1, whose translation MDRSQNPVENAMNSQDNVNAGGVNENMIVVMDGVHNRDGGLLSSPKRDVVMFEGDTDFEPCNGIEFESHEAAYSFYQEYAKSMGFTTSIKNSRRSKKSKEFIDAKFACSRYGVTPESDGGSSRRPSVKKTDCKASMHVKRRSDGKWIIHEFIKEHNHELLPALAYHFRIHRNVKLVEKNNIDILHAVSERTRKMYVEMSRQSGGYQNIGFVRAETDFQFDKGRYLGLEEGDAQVLLEYFKRIQKENPNFFYAIDLNEEQRVRNLFWVDAKSRSDYASFSDVVSFDTSYVKINDKLPFAPFIGVNHHFQSMLLGCAMVADETKSTFVWLMKTWLRAMGGQAPKVIITDQGKALKAAIEEVFPNARHCFSLWHILEKIPETLAHAIKRHENFLNKFNKCIFKSWTDDQFDMRWWKMITRFELQDDEWIQSLYEDRKKWVPTYMEDTFLAGMSTNQRSESMNSFFDKYIHKKITLKEFVKQYGSILQNRYEEEAIADFDTWHKQPALKSPSPWEKQMSTVYTHAVFKKFQVEVLGVVGCQPKKESEDGATITFRVQDCEKDEFFFVLWNETKSEVSCFCRLFEYKGFLCRHALIVLQICGLSSIPPHYILKRWTKDAKGRTLMAEGTERTKTRVQRYNDLCKHAIELSEEGSLSEETYNIAFRALVEALRNCVDVNNHNNNAVEYSTNVHGVREMEEENQGSLVVKTSRKKNTNKKRKVQADQDVVLVEEQDTLQQMDNLSSDSITLNGYYGAQQNVQGLVQLNLMEPPHDSYYVNQQSIQGLGQLNSIAPGPDSYFGAQQGIHALGQLDFRPPTSFGYSLQDEPHLRSAQLHGNASRHT comes from the exons ATGGATAGGAGTCAAAATCCAGTCGAAAATGCGATGAATTCTCAAGACAATGTGAATGCTGGGGGAGTGAATGAAAACATGATTGTTGTTATGGATGGAGTGCATAATAGAGATGGTGGCCTTCTTAGTTCTCCAAAAAGGGATGTTGTAATGTTTGAAGGGGATACAGATTTTGAACCCTGTAATGGAATTGAATTTGAATCACATGAGGCAGCATACTCATTTTATCAAGAATATGCTAAATCAATGGGATTCACCACTTCAATAAAAAACAGCCGACGTTCAAAGAAATCAAAAGaatttattgatgctaaatttgCATGTTCCAGATATGGAGTCACACCAGAATCAGATGGTGGCAGCAGTAGACGGCCAAGTGTGAAAAAGACAGACTGCAAAGCCAGTATGCATGTGAAGCGAAGGTCAGATGGAAAATGGATTATTCATGAATTCATAAAGGAGCATAACCATGAACTTTTACCAGCTCTAGCTTATCATTTTCGGATTCATAGGAATGTAAAGTTAGTTGAGAAGAATAACATTGACATTTTGCATGCTGTAAGTGAACGTACTAGAAAGATGTATGTTGAGATGTCAAGACAATCTGGCGGATATCAAAATATTGGGTTTGTTCGGGCTGAAACAGATTTTCAGTTTGATAAAGGCCGGTACTTGGGTTTAGAGGAGGGAGATGCCCAAGTACTGCTCGAGTATTTCAAGCGGATCCAGAAAGAGAATCCTAACTTCTTCTATGCAATAGATTTGAATGAAGAGCAGCGTGTGAGAAATTTGTTTTGGGTTGATGCTAAAAGTAGGAGTGATTATGCCAGTTTTAGTGATGTTGTTTCTTTTGATACCTCTTATGTCAAAATCAATGATAAATTACCATTTGCTCCGTTTATTGGGGTGAACCATCACTTTCAGTCCATGTTGCTTGGTTGTGCAATGGTTGCTGATGAGACTAAATCAACATTTGTTTGGTTAATGAAGACATGGCTTAGAGCAATGGGTGGACAAGCTCCCAAAGTGATTATCACTGATCAAGGCAAAGCCTTGAAGGCAGCCATTGAAGAAGTCTTCCCAAATGCCCGTCATTGCTTTTCACTTTGGCATATATTGGAAAAGATCCCTGAAACTCTTGCTCATGCAATCAAACGTCAtgagaattttttaaataagtttaacAAGTGTATTTTTAAGTCATGGACAGACGATCAGTTTGACATGAGGTGGTGGAAAATGATTACTAGATTTGAACTTCAGGATGATGAATGGATTCAGTCACTATATGAAGACCGTAAAAAATGGGTGCCTACTTATATGGAGGATACTTTTTTAGCTGGAATGTCTACAAATCAGCGTTCTGAAAGTATGAACTCTTTCTTTGACAAATACATACATAAGAAAATTACTCTGAAGGAGTTTGTGAAACAGTATGGATCAATTCTACAAAATAGGTATGAAGAGGAAGCAATTGCAGATTTTGATACTTGGCACAAGCAACCTGCATTAAAATCTCCTTCACCTTGGGAAAAGCAAATGTCAACAGTTTACACACATGCTGTATTCAAGAAATTCCAAGTTGAAGTTTTGGGTGTAGTTGGCTGccagccaaaaaaagaaagtgaagatGGAGCAACTATCACATTTAGAGTCCAAGACTGTGAAAAGGATGAATTCTTTTTTGTATTGTGGAATGAAACAAAATCAGAGGTTTCTTGTTTCTGTCGTCTGTTTGAATACAAAGGTTTTCTTTGTAGACATGCTTTAATTGTTCTCCAAATTTGTGGCCTTTCAAGCATCCCACCTCACTATATTTTGAAGAGGTGGACAAAGGATGCAAAAGGTAGGACATTAATGGCTGAAGGAACAGAGAGGACAAAGACTAGGGTGCAGCGCTATAATGACTTGTGTAAACATGCCATAGAACTGAGTGAAGAAGGTTCATTATCTGAAGAGACATATAATATTGCTTTTCGGGCACTAGTTGAAGCTCTGAGGAACTGTGTGGACGTGAACAACCATAACAACAATGCTGTAGAGTATAGCACCAATGTTCATGGTGTTCGTGAAATGGAAGAAGAGAATCAGGGAAGCCTTGTGGTTAAAACAAGCAGGAAGAAGAAtacaaacaagaaaagaaag GTACAAGCTGATCAAGATGTTGTACTTGTTGAAGAACAAGACACCTTGCAGCAAATG GATAATCTAAGCTCAGATAGCATAACACTTAATGGATACTATGGTGCCCAACAGAATGTGCAAGGACTg GTACAGTTGAATTTGATGGAGCCACCTCATGACAGTTACTACGTTAACCAACAGAGTATCCAGGGGCTG GGACAATTAAACTCAATAGCGCCTGGCCCTGATAGTTATTTTGGGGCTCAACAAGGCATTCATGCGCTG GGACAACTGGATTTCAGACCACCAACCAGCTTTGGTTACAGCTTGCAG GATGAGCCACACTTGAGATCTGCACAGTTACATGGCAATGCTTCCAGACACACATGA
- the LOC107416870 gene encoding protein FAR-RED ELONGATED HYPOCOTYL 3, which yields MDIDLRLPSGEHDKEGEEPTGIDNMLDNEEKLHNGDIETGNMVDIVDDVRAEDGGDLNSPTTDIVVFKEDTNLEPLSGMEFESHGEAYSFYQEYARSMGFNTAIQNSRRSKTSREFIDAKFACSRYGTKREYDKSFNRPRSRQNKQDPENATGRRSCSKTDCKASMHVKRRPDGKWVIHNFVKEHNHELLPAQAVSEQTRKMYAAMARQFAEYKNVVGLKNDLKSPFDKGRNLALEAGDLKNLLDFCTQMQNMNSDFFYAIDLGEDQRLKNVFWVDAKSRHDYTNFNDVVSFDTTYIRNKYKMPLALFVGVNQHYQFMLLGCALVSDESATTFSWLMQTWLKAMGGQAPKVIITDHDKAIKSVIPDIFPSAHHYFCLWHMMGKVTENLGHVIKRHENFIAKFEKCIHRSWTIEEFEKRWWKILEKFELKEDEWMQLLYEDRKQWVPTFMRDAFLAGMSTVQRSESVNCFFDKYVHKKTTVQEFLKQYEAILQDRYEEEAKADSDTWNKQPTLKSPSPLEKSVSGVYTHAVFKKFQVEVLGAVACHPKRERQDETGITFRVQDFERNLDFIVLWNEMKSEVSCLCRLFEYKGYLCRHAMIVLQICGLSAIPSQYILKRWTKDAKNRHLTGEESDHLQSRVQRYNDLCQRAIKLTEEGSISQESYSIACRALDEAFSNCVSVNNSSKSLVEASTSTPHGLLCIEEDNQNKSMGKQNKKKNPTKKRKVSFEPDVMAVGAQDSLQQMDKLNSRTVTLDGYYGAQQSVQGMVQLNLMAPTRDNYYGNQQTIQGLGQLNSIAPSHDGYYGTQQSMHGLGQMDFFRAPGFAYNIRDDPNVRTAALHDDTSRHG from the exons ATGGACATAGATCTTAGGCTACCTTCTGGTGAGCATGATAAAGAAGGTGAAGAACCAACAGGGATTGATAACATGTTAGATAATGAAGAAAAACTACATAATGGGGATATTGAAACTGGAAATATGGTTGATATTGTAGATGATGTACGTGCTGAAGATGGTGGGGATTTGAATTCTCCGACTACAGATATTGTAGTCTTTAAAGAAGATACGAATCTTGAGCCACTTTCTGGTATGGAATTTGAATCTCATGGGGAAGCTTATTCTTTCTATCAGGAGTATGCTCGGTCTATGGGATTCAACACTGCAATCCAAAATAGCAGGCGGTCAAAGACATCAAGAGAATTTATTGATGCAAAATTTGCTTGTTCCAGATATGGGACCAAGCGTGAGTATGACAAATCCTTTAATCGACCGCGCTCTAGACAAAACAAGCAAGATCCTGAAAATGCAACTGGTCGACGGTCATGTTCAAAGACAGATTGCAAGGCTAGCATGCATGTGAAGAGAAGGCCGGATGGGAAATGGGTTATTCATAATTTTGTGAAGGAGCATAACCATGAACTTTTACCAGCCCAAGCTGTTAGCGAACAAACAAGAAAGATGTATGCTGCAATGGCTAGACAGTTTGCTGAATACAAAAATGTTGTTGGTCTAAAAAATGACCTGAAAAGTCCATTTGATAAAGGTAGAAATTTGGCACTAGAGGCAGGAGATTTGAAGAATTTGCTTGACTTTTGCACACAGATGCAAAATATGAATTCTGACTTTTTTTATGCTATAGATTTGGGTGAAGATCAACGTCTGAAGAATGTGTTCTGGGTTGATGCCAAAAGTAGGCATGACTACACCAATTTCAATGATGTAGTGTCTTTTGATACCACCTACAttagaaacaaatataaaatgccTCTGGCTTTATTTGTTGGAGTGAATCAACACTATCAATTCATGCTGCTTGGATGTGCTTTGGTATCAGATGAAAGTGCTACAACTTTTTCGTGGTTAATGCAGACATGGCTGAAAGCAATGGGTGGACAAGCTCCAAAAGTAATAATAACCGACCATGACAAAGCAATAAAATCCGTTATACCTGATATATTTCCAAGTGCTCatcattatttttgtttgtggCATATGATGGGGAAGGTTACTGAGAATCTTGGTCATGTAATTAAGCGGCATGAAAATTTCATCGCgaaatttgaaaaatgcatCCACAGGTCATGGACAAttgaagaatttgaaaaaaGGTGGTGGAAAATTCTGGAAAAATTCGAACTCAAAGAGGATGAATGGATGCAGTTACTTTATGAAGATCGAAAACAATGGGTCCCTACATTCATGAGGGATGCTTTTTTGGCTGGGATGTCTACTGtacagagatctgagagtgtaAACTGCTTCTTTGATAAATATGTACATAAGAAGACGACTGTGCAAGAGTTCCTAAAACAGTATGAAGCAATTCTACAAGATAGGTATGAAGAGGAAGCTAAGGCAGATTCTGATACATGGAATAAACAGCCCACTTTAAAATCTCCTTCGCCTTTGGAGAAAAGTGTCTCGGGGGTGTACACACATGCTGTGTTTAAGAAATTCCAAGTTGAGGTTTTAGGTGCAGTTGCCTGTCATCCTAAGAGGGAAAGACAAGATGAGACAGGCATAACTTTTCGCGTTCAAGACTTTGAAAGGAATCTAGACTTCATTGTTTTATGGAATGAGATGAAATCAGAAGTTTCTTGCTTATGCAGGTTGTTCGAATACAAAGGTTATCTTTGTAGACATGCAATGATTGTTCTCCAAATTTGTGGCCTTTCTGCCATCCCATCCCAATATATATTGAAACGATGGACTAAGGATGCGAAGAACAGGCACTTGACTGGAGAAGAATCCGATCACTTGCAATCTAGGGTGCAAAGATACAATGATTTATGTCAACGGGCAATTAAATTGACTGAAGAAGGATCTATATCTCAAGAGAGTTACAGTATTGCATGCCGTGCTCTTGATGAAGCTTTTTCAAATTGTGTGAGTGTGAATAATTCCAGTAAGAGTCTTGTAGAAGCTAGCACTTCAACCCCACATGGCCTACTCTGCATTGAAGAagataaccaaaataaaagtatGGGCAAgcaaaacaagaagaagaacccaactaagaaaagaaag GTGAGCTTTGAACCAGATGTTATGGCGGTTGGGGCACAAGACAGCTTACAACAAATG GACAAATTAAACTCAAGAACAGTAACCCTTGATGGCTATTATGGTGCACAACAGAGTGTGCAAGGAATG GTACAATTGAACTTGATGGCACCAACACGTGATAATTACTATGGAAATCAACAAACCATTCAGGGGCTT GGACAATTGAACTCAATAGCCCCAAGCCATGATGGCTATTACGGCACTCAGCAAAGCATGCATGGGCTG GGACAGATGGATTTTTTCCGAGCACCGGGTTTCGCTTATAACATTCGG GATGACCCCAACGTAAGAACAGCAGCACTGCACGATGATACATCAAGACATGGGTAA